The Mucilaginibacter yixingensis genome window below encodes:
- a CDS encoding NAD-dependent epimerase/dehydratase family protein — translation MSTVSNKIIEADLQKIIHADLEWSRFAGKTVLITGANGFLPTYLVYTLLALNDNFNTNVTVLALVRSKAKAEAKFGLLLQRPDIKLIVQDVCDELNVNEHVHFVIHAASQASPKFYGSDPVGTLNANVQGTLNLLKLAEKHRVEKFLYFSSGEIYGVVPADVGRIKETDSGYLDPVNVRSCYAESKRLGETMCVSWMHQFHVPVSMVRIFHSYGPGMDLEDGRVFADFVADVINNRDIVMKSDGSAVRAYCYLSDATTAFFTILLNGENGHAYNMGNADAECSVVDLADKLLKLYPSKNLQVIRKEVKKEGYLKSPVHKIIPDIDKIRTLGWVPFIGIEEGFWRTIESYND, via the coding sequence ATGAGCACCGTTTCTAATAAAATAATTGAGGCCGATTTACAGAAGATCATTCATGCTGATTTGGAATGGAGCAGGTTTGCCGGTAAAACAGTGCTGATAACCGGCGCTAACGGTTTTTTGCCCACGTATCTGGTTTATACTTTGTTGGCGCTGAATGATAATTTCAATACAAACGTAACTGTATTAGCCCTGGTTAGAAGTAAAGCCAAAGCCGAAGCAAAGTTTGGCCTTTTACTACAACGGCCAGATATCAAGCTAATAGTACAGGATGTTTGCGATGAATTAAACGTTAACGAGCATGTACATTTTGTTATCCATGCCGCCAGCCAGGCCAGTCCCAAATTTTACGGATCAGACCCCGTAGGTACTTTAAACGCAAACGTTCAGGGGACGCTTAACTTGCTAAAACTAGCTGAAAAACATCGGGTTGAGAAATTTTTATACTTCAGCTCGGGTGAGATTTATGGAGTTGTGCCGGCAGACGTGGGACGAATAAAGGAAACAGATAGTGGTTACCTGGATCCGGTAAATGTGCGGTCGTGTTATGCAGAAAGTAAGCGACTTGGCGAGACCATGTGCGTTTCGTGGATGCATCAGTTCCACGTACCGGTAAGCATGGTGCGCATTTTTCACTCTTATGGCCCGGGAATGGACTTAGAGGATGGACGTGTTTTTGCAGACTTTGTAGCTGATGTTATTAATAACCGCGATATTGTTATGAAGAGTGACGGTTCGGCCGTACGGGCTTACTGTTATTTGTCTGACGCTACCACGGCTTTCTTTACCATATTATTAAACGGAGAGAACGGCCATGCTTATAACATGGGCAATGCAGATGCTGAGTGTTCTGTAGTTGATTTAGCTGATAAATTATTGAAACTTTATCCATCAAAAAACCTACAGGTTATAAGAAAAGAGGTGAAAAAGGAGGGGTATCTAAAAAGTCCGGTACATAAAATAATACCCGACATTGATAAGATAAGAACTTTAGGTTGGGTGCCATTTATAGGTATTGAAGAAGGGTTTTGGCGTACAATAGAGAGTTATAATGATTGA
- a CDS encoding transketolase → MNSKEFAREIRIRVLKMVHQADASHIGGAYSMADILAVLYNEILHVDPADYKKPTRDRFFLSKGHSCAGLYAALGIKGFFDVNELDGYAQNGSRFISHVSHFIPGVEASSGSLGHILPIACGVAYAAKLQQKKFKTYCLVSDGELNEGSNWEPIMLAPQHNLGNLVLIVDYNKIQSLGNVKDVIDLEPLVDKFKAFRWQTHEVDGHDYLALSNLFHKINAASTSTPQVIIAHTVKGKGVDFMENKLLWHYRSPNKELYAQALEQLKNN, encoded by the coding sequence ATGAACAGTAAAGAGTTTGCCCGCGAGATACGCATCAGGGTACTAAAGATGGTGCACCAGGCCGATGCTTCGCACATTGGCGGGGCTTATTCTATGGCAGATATCTTGGCGGTATTATACAACGAGATACTTCATGTTGATCCAGCCGATTATAAGAAGCCCACGCGAGATCGGTTTTTTCTTTCTAAAGGACATTCCTGCGCTGGTTTATATGCAGCGCTTGGCATAAAAGGTTTTTTCGATGTGAATGAATTGGATGGTTACGCGCAGAATGGCAGCCGCTTTATTTCACATGTCAGTCATTTTATACCCGGGGTGGAAGCATCTTCAGGGAGTTTAGGACATATTTTGCCAATAGCTTGCGGGGTAGCTTATGCTGCTAAACTGCAACAAAAAAAATTTAAGACCTATTGCCTGGTAAGCGATGGTGAATTGAATGAAGGTTCTAACTGGGAGCCTATTATGTTAGCACCGCAGCACAACTTGGGCAACCTGGTGCTTATTGTTGATTATAATAAAATACAAAGCCTGGGCAATGTTAAAGATGTGATAGACTTGGAGCCGCTTGTTGACAAGTTTAAGGCCTTCAGGTGGCAGACACACGAGGTTGACGGGCATGATTACCTTGCCTTAAGCAATCTGTTCCATAAAATAAATGCCGCTTCTACCAGCACACCACAAGTAATTATTGCCCATACAGTAAAAGGTAAGGGAGTTGATTTTATGGAGAACAAACTGTTATGGCATTATCGTTCGCCCAATAAAGAACTTTACGCCCAGGCGCTTGAACAATTAAAAAATAATTAA